One segment of Neisseria mucosa DNA contains the following:
- a CDS encoding class 1 fructose-bisphosphatase, whose product MKTLNQFLAQHLPEHKLPQELAGVLESVAAACLDINAKVRLGALSGVLGMAGTGNIQGEDQKKLDVIANNIMIDVLKANANIAGLASEEEDTYVATHENGGYLVLFDPLDGSSNIDVNISVGTIFSVLAKPEGALTTESFLQKGRDQVAAGYVLYGPQTQLVLTVGYGVFVFTLDDANQFLLTKENPRVPESTKEFAINMSNQRHWFAPVQQYIDELLAGETGVRGKNYNMRWVASMVAEIHRILMRGGVFMYPQDKRDPSKPGKLRLMYEANPMSLIMEQAGGASNNSIEAMLDIQPTGLHQRVAVFMGSREEVEYVYNLHQK is encoded by the coding sequence ATGAAGACATTGAACCAATTCTTAGCCCAACATCTGCCCGAACACAAACTGCCGCAAGAGCTGGCCGGCGTACTGGAATCCGTAGCCGCTGCCTGTTTGGACATCAACGCAAAAGTCCGCCTCGGCGCGCTTTCCGGCGTTTTGGGCATGGCCGGTACCGGCAACATCCAAGGCGAAGACCAAAAGAAACTCGATGTCATCGCCAACAACATCATGATTGATGTTTTAAAAGCCAATGCCAACATCGCAGGCCTTGCCAGCGAAGAAGAAGACACCTATGTCGCCACACACGAAAACGGCGGCTATTTGGTATTGTTTGACCCGCTGGACGGCTCTTCCAATATCGACGTCAACATCTCCGTCGGCACTATTTTCTCCGTCTTGGCCAAACCTGAAGGCGCATTGACTACCGAATCCTTCCTGCAAAAAGGCCGCGACCAAGTGGCCGCAGGTTATGTTTTATACGGTCCGCAAACCCAACTGGTACTGACTGTCGGTTACGGCGTATTCGTCTTCACTCTGGACGATGCCAACCAATTCCTGCTGACCAAAGAAAATCCGCGCGTTCCCGAATCCACTAAAGAATTCGCCATCAATATGTCCAACCAAAGACATTGGTTCGCCCCTGTTCAACAATACATTGACGAATTGCTGGCAGGCGAAACCGGCGTACGCGGCAAAAACTACAATATGCGCTGGGTAGCCAGCATGGTTGCTGAAATCCACCGCATCCTGATGCGCGGCGGCGTATTCATGTATCCGCAAGACAAACGCGACCCATCCAAACCGGGCAAACTTCGCCTGATGTACGAAGCCAACCCGATGAGCCTGATTATGGAACAGGCCGGCGGCGCATCAAACAACTCCATCGAAGCCATGCTCGACATCCAACCTACCGGCCTGCACCAACGTGTTGCCGTATTCATGGGCAGCCGCGAAGAAGTCGAATACGTTTACAATCTGCATCAAAAATAA
- the waaF gene encoding lipopolysaccharide heptosyltransferase II codes for MSKKILIITPSWIGDCVMTQPLYRRLHELHPGCTIDAFAPKWSMAVFERMPEINRVMENPFGHGALELKKRWRIGCELGKEGYDQVIVLPGSLKSAIIALATGIKQRTGYVGESRYFLLNDIRKLDKAALPLMVDRYTALAHPTQADFNGHSDNPCFTIDPESRQAALVKHGLTTDKPILAFCPGAEYGPAKRWPARHFAELGRRYLAKGWQVWLFGSQKDFDIADEINRLSDGLCTNLCGKTNLSEAIDLLSCADTVVCNDSGLMHLAAALDRKLVAVYGSSSPDHTPPLSQKAKIVSLNLDCSPCFKRECPLGHTDCLNKLTPDIVQKAAEELARSV; via the coding sequence ATGTCCAAAAAAATCCTGATTATTACCCCAAGCTGGATTGGCGACTGCGTCATGACCCAACCGCTTTATCGCCGTTTGCATGAGCTGCATCCCGGCTGCACCATTGATGCTTTTGCGCCCAAATGGTCGATGGCCGTATTTGAGCGTATGCCTGAAATCAACCGTGTGATGGAAAACCCGTTTGGACATGGTGCGTTGGAATTGAAAAAACGCTGGCGTATCGGGTGTGAATTGGGAAAAGAAGGCTATGATCAAGTGATTGTTTTGCCCGGTTCGCTCAAATCCGCCATTATTGCCTTGGCTACGGGCATCAAGCAGCGTACGGGCTACGTCGGCGAGTCGCGCTATTTTTTGCTGAACGATATCCGCAAGTTGGATAAGGCCGCGTTGCCTCTGATGGTCGACCGCTATACTGCGCTGGCGCATCCGACCCAAGCGGATTTTAACGGGCATTCCGATAATCCTTGTTTCACGATTGATCCCGAAAGCCGTCAAGCCGCTTTGGTAAAACATGGTTTGACGACGGATAAACCGATTTTGGCATTTTGTCCCGGTGCGGAATATGGCCCGGCCAAGCGTTGGCCTGCGCGTCATTTTGCCGAACTCGGCCGCCGCTATTTGGCTAAGGGTTGGCAGGTTTGGCTGTTTGGTTCGCAAAAAGATTTCGATATTGCAGATGAAATCAACCGGCTTTCAGACGGCCTGTGTACCAATCTTTGCGGCAAAACCAATCTTTCGGAGGCGATTGATTTGTTGTCTTGCGCCGATACGGTCGTGTGCAACGACAGCGGTCTGATGCACCTTGCGGCCGCGCTTGATCGGAAATTGGTTGCGGTTTACGGTTCATCAAGCCCTGACCATACGCCGCCTCTCAGCCAAAAGGCGAAAATCGTCAGCTTGAATTTGGATTGCTCGCCTTGTTTCAAGCGCGAATGTCCGTTGGGGCACACGGATTGTTTGAACAAGCTGACGCCGGATATAGTGCAAAAAGCGGCGGAAGAGCTGGCTCGTTCGGTGTAA
- a CDS encoding glycosyltransferase family 2 protein: MMHTIPATAAMLVKNSERYLSEVLSALKDFDEVLLLDNGSTDRTFEIAKGFPNVSYYKHEFIGFGPMKNLAARLAQNDWIFSIDSDEVADEALIEAIRAAVLENEKEHIFSLSRLNHYHGRLIKGCGWYPDIIPRLYHRRFTRFSDRQVHESLVLPQEAKVKQLDGRLKHYSFENAEGLIQKMQQYSSLYAEENRFKKDSSPFKALLHGGVSFVKNYLLKRGFAYGADGLTISVSNAQGSYYKYVKLYERNRTITVSLIITTYNRPDALELVLKSALSQTRLPDEIIVADDGSRQETAEVVDFIRRRASIPVKHSWQPDRGFRAAESRNRALAQAKGDYIVLIDGDMVLDPSFIADHLKIARKGRLIQGSRVILTEDKTQDILDEGDLPALSMFSSGIEKRLSALRCRCLAKLAGRKGNRKHKGIKTCNMGFFRSDALAVNGFDNSFVGWGREDSEFVARCYHNGMKRHNLKFAGIAYHLWHNEAERDSLPQNDALLEATLSERKIRCVHGVSDFIKDEEVAGK, encoded by the coding sequence ATGATGCACACAATTCCGGCAACCGCCGCCATGTTGGTAAAAAATTCAGAACGTTATCTTTCAGAAGTTTTGAGTGCGCTGAAAGACTTTGACGAAGTCCTGCTGTTGGACAACGGCTCGACCGACCGTACTTTTGAAATTGCCAAGGGCTTTCCCAATGTCAGCTATTACAAGCATGAGTTTATCGGGTTTGGCCCGATGAAAAATCTGGCGGCCAGGCTGGCGCAAAACGATTGGATTTTCAGCATAGACAGCGATGAAGTGGCGGATGAGGCTTTAATTGAAGCCATTCGTGCGGCCGTTTTGGAAAATGAGAAGGAACATATTTTTTCGCTTTCCCGTCTGAACCATTACCACGGCCGCTTGATCAAAGGCTGCGGCTGGTATCCGGATATTATTCCGCGCCTTTACCATCGCAGATTTACCCGTTTTTCCGACCGTCAGGTGCATGAGTCTTTGGTGTTGCCACAGGAAGCCAAGGTTAAACAACTTGATGGCCGTCTGAAACATTATTCTTTTGAAAACGCCGAAGGGCTGATTCAAAAAATGCAGCAGTACAGCTCGCTGTATGCGGAAGAAAACCGCTTTAAGAAAGACAGTTCGCCGTTTAAGGCTTTGCTGCATGGCGGCGTATCGTTTGTGAAAAATTACCTGCTCAAACGCGGTTTTGCCTATGGGGCGGACGGGCTGACGATTTCGGTGTCCAACGCGCAAGGTTCGTATTACAAATATGTCAAACTCTACGAGCGCAACCGCACGATAACTGTCTCCCTCATCATCACTACCTACAATCGTCCCGATGCTCTGGAGCTGGTGTTGAAATCGGCTTTATCGCAAACCCGTCTGCCGGATGAGATTATTGTCGCGGATGACGGCTCAAGGCAGGAAACCGCCGAAGTGGTTGATTTTATCCGCCGCAGGGCAAGTATTCCGGTCAAGCATTCATGGCAGCCGGATAGAGGCTTTCGTGCCGCCGAATCGCGCAACCGTGCGCTGGCGCAGGCGAAAGGCGATTATATTGTGTTGATTGACGGCGATATGGTTTTGGATCCGTCTTTTATCGCCGATCATTTGAAGATTGCCCGCAAAGGCCGTCTGATACAGGGTTCCCGCGTGATTTTGACTGAGGATAAAACGCAGGATATTTTGGATGAAGGCGATTTGCCTGCCTTGTCTATGTTTAGCTCGGGAATAGAAAAACGGCTTTCCGCCCTGCGCTGCCGTTGTTTGGCCAAATTGGCAGGCCGCAAAGGCAACCGCAAACACAAAGGCATCAAAACCTGCAATATGGGCTTTTTCCGCAGCGATGCGCTGGCCGTCAACGGGTTTGACAATAGCTTTGTCGGTTGGGGCAGGGAAGACAGCGAATTTGTCGCCCGTTGCTATCATAATGGGATGAAACGCCATAATTTGAAATTTGCCGGTATTGCGTACCACCTCTGGCACAATGAGGCGGAACGCGATTCCTTGCCGCAAAACGATGCTTTGTTGGAGGCAACCTTGTCAGAACGCAAAATCCGCTGTGTTCATGGCGTATCAGATTTTATAAAAGATGAAGAAGTAGCCGGAAAATAG
- a CDS encoding 23S rRNA (adenine(2030)-N(6))-methyltransferase RlmJ — MLSYRHAFHAGNHADMLKHFTLFLVLEYFNRKDKPYWYTDTHSGAGLYDLSGDEAQKVGEYKQGIALLEQADKLPAELAEFVGRLKQILPQDNLYCGSPWLAQALTRDSDKMRLFELHPADFVHLQNNMREVHPPRKVQVSQADGYQGLISLLPPPPRRAAVLIDPPYEEKQDYRRVVQVLKDALKRFETGCYMVWYPCLSREESRKLPDELKKIAPDNHLHAELHVHTPRSDGFGMHGSGIFVINPPYMLAEQLQNNLPGLSKILAQDAGAHYVLESKTK; from the coding sequence ATGCTCAGCTACCGCCACGCCTTCCATGCCGGCAACCATGCCGATATGCTCAAGCACTTTACCCTCTTCCTCGTCCTCGAATATTTCAACCGCAAAGACAAGCCTTATTGGTATACCGATACGCACAGTGGTGCCGGTTTGTATGATTTGAGCGGCGATGAAGCGCAAAAAGTCGGTGAATACAAACAGGGCATTGCGCTCTTGGAACAAGCTGACAAGCTGCCTGCCGAATTGGCCGAATTTGTCGGCCGTCTGAAACAAATCCTGCCGCAAGACAACCTTTACTGCGGCTCGCCTTGGCTGGCACAGGCGCTCACGCGCGACAGCGACAAAATGCGCCTCTTTGAGTTGCACCCTGCCGATTTTGTCCATTTGCAAAACAATATGCGCGAAGTCCATCCGCCGCGCAAAGTACAAGTCAGCCAAGCGGACGGTTATCAAGGTTTGATTTCACTCTTGCCTCCCCCGCCCCGCCGAGCCGCCGTCTTGATTGATCCGCCCTACGAAGAAAAACAAGACTACCGCCGTGTCGTCCAAGTTTTGAAAGATGCTTTGAAACGCTTTGAAACCGGCTGCTACATGGTTTGGTATCCTTGCCTGAGCCGCGAAGAAAGCCGCAAACTGCCTGACGAACTCAAAAAAATCGCTCCCGACAATCATCTGCACGCCGAGCTTCATGTCCATACGCCGCGCAGCGACGGCTTCGGTATGCACGGCAGCGGCATATTCGTCATCAATCCGCCCTATATGCTTGCCGAACAGTTGCAAAACAATCTGCCCGGACTTTCCAAAATTTTGGCGCAAGATGCCGGTGCGCATTATGTATTGGAAAGTAAAACGAAATAA
- the guaB gene encoding IMP dehydrogenase, whose protein sequence is MRIVEKAYTFDDVLLVPAHSNVLPRDVKLQTKLTRDITLNLPLLSAAMDTVTEARLAISMAQEGGIGIIHKNMTPELQARAVSKVKRHESGVVKDPVTVAPTALIRDVLEMRAQRKRKMSGLPVVENGKVVGIVTNRDLRFENRVDLPVSAIMTPRNRLVTVPEGTSIDEAREIMHAHKVERVLVLNDQDELKGLITVKDILKTTEFPNASKDAEGRLRVGAAVGTGGDTEERVKALVEAGVDVIVVDTAHGHSQGVIDRVRWVKETYPHIQVIGGNIATAQAALDLVAAGADAVKVGIGPGSICTTRIVAGVGVPQLTAIHNVSEALKGTGVPLIADGGIRFSGDIAKALAAGAYSVMLGGMFAGTEEAPGEIELYQGRSYKSYRGMGSLGAMSQGSADRYFQDKTDSTDKYVPEGIEGRVPYKGPIVNIIHQLTGGLRSSMGYLGCANIAEMHEKAEFVEITSAGMSESHVHDVQITKEAPNYHR, encoded by the coding sequence ATGCGTATTGTAGAAAAAGCCTATACTTTCGACGACGTTTTGTTGGTTCCAGCGCACTCAAACGTGCTGCCTCGAGATGTCAAACTTCAAACCAAACTCACCCGCGATATCACGCTCAACCTCCCTCTACTTTCTGCTGCAATGGATACCGTTACCGAAGCGCGTCTGGCCATCTCTATGGCTCAAGAAGGCGGCATCGGCATTATCCATAAAAACATGACGCCGGAGTTGCAAGCGCGTGCCGTTTCCAAAGTGAAGCGCCATGAGAGCGGCGTGGTGAAAGATCCCGTTACCGTTGCGCCGACCGCATTGATCCGCGACGTATTGGAAATGCGCGCACAACGCAAACGTAAAATGTCCGGTCTGCCTGTTGTTGAAAACGGCAAAGTGGTCGGTATCGTGACCAACCGCGACCTGCGTTTTGAAAACCGTGTCGATCTGCCTGTTTCTGCCATCATGACCCCCCGCAACCGTTTGGTTACCGTTCCTGAAGGTACCAGCATTGATGAAGCACGCGAGATCATGCATGCGCACAAAGTGGAACGCGTTTTGGTATTGAACGACCAAGACGAACTCAAAGGTCTGATTACCGTTAAAGATATTCTCAAAACAACCGAATTCCCTAATGCCAGCAAAGATGCCGAAGGCCGTCTGCGCGTCGGTGCTGCGGTAGGTACCGGCGGCGATACCGAAGAGCGCGTCAAAGCATTGGTAGAAGCCGGTGTGGACGTGATTGTAGTCGATACTGCCCACGGTCATAGCCAAGGCGTTATCGATCGCGTGCGCTGGGTCAAAGAAACCTATCCGCACATTCAAGTCATCGGCGGCAATATCGCGACTGCCCAAGCCGCTTTGGATTTGGTGGCCGCCGGTGCGGATGCCGTTAAAGTCGGTATCGGCCCGGGCTCGATTTGTACGACCCGTATCGTGGCAGGCGTGGGCGTGCCTCAGCTGACTGCGATTCACAATGTTTCCGAAGCCCTGAAAGGTACAGGCGTTCCCCTGATTGCCGACGGCGGTATCCGCTTCTCCGGCGATATTGCCAAAGCTCTGGCAGCAGGTGCATACAGCGTCATGCTCGGCGGTATGTTTGCCGGTACGGAAGAAGCACCGGGCGAAATCGAACTCTACCAAGGCCGCTCTTACAAGTCTTACCGCGGCATGGGTTCGTTGGGTGCAATGAGCCAAGGCTCCGCCGACCGCTACTTCCAAGACAAAACCGACAGCACAGACAAATATGTTCCTGAAGGCATTGAAGGTCGCGTGCCTTACAAAGGCCCGATTGTGAACATCATCCACCAATTGACCGGCGGTCTGCGCTCCAGCATGGGTTACTTGGGTTGCGCCAATATTGCTGAAATGCACGAGAAAGCAGAATTTGTGGAAATCACTTCTGCCGGTATGAGCGAATCCCACGTTCACGACGTACAAATCACTAAAGAAGCGCCTAACTACCATCGTTAA
- a CDS encoding DUF4124 domain-containing protein yields MKSSVLKTCLIAALLSSAALTGAAEVYTWKGASGNSYSDTPNRLQPKRSGVVNIRTHNVKPAVAPAAAASEPVAEQPNEQVAEQNKQIEERNKKIEEQNRQNKLENCKIAKINRQVAESARLANRDSLIKQYQNDVNKYCN; encoded by the coding sequence ATGAAATCTTCCGTACTCAAAACCTGTCTGATAGCAGCCCTTCTCTCTTCCGCCGCCCTGACCGGTGCGGCCGAGGTGTACACTTGGAAAGGCGCATCGGGCAACAGCTATTCCGATACGCCAAACCGCCTGCAACCGAAGCGTTCCGGCGTGGTCAACATCCGCACGCACAACGTCAAACCTGCCGTTGCGCCTGCTGCGGCGGCATCTGAGCCGGTTGCCGAGCAACCCAACGAACAGGTTGCGGAACAAAACAAACAAATTGAAGAACGCAATAAAAAAATCGAAGAGCAAAACCGCCAAAACAAGCTGGAAAACTGCAAAATCGCCAAAATCAACCGCCAAGTCGCTGAAAGCGCACGCTTGGCCAATCGCGACAGCCTGATTAAACAATACCAAAACGACGTCAATAAATACTGCAATTAA
- a CDS encoding riboflavin synthase → MFTGIVQGMGKITDIVQPSPDFRTHTVELPPEIADNLQTGASVANNGCCLTITRIDGNKVSFDLMDETLRKTNLGSLKVGDSVNLERAARFGDEIGGHVMSGHVMAVTRISRIESSEFNRTVWFELPENLKPYILTKGFVGLDGCSLTIGEVSDSEFCVHLIPETLERTLFGSRKEGDLINIEIDPQTQAVVDTVMRVLAQKAV, encoded by the coding sequence ATGTTTACAGGCATCGTACAAGGCATGGGCAAAATTACGGACATCGTCCAACCTTCGCCCGACTTTCGTACCCACACAGTCGAGCTGCCCCCTGAAATCGCCGACAATCTGCAAACCGGCGCCTCTGTCGCCAACAACGGCTGCTGCCTGACCATTACCCGAATCGACGGCAACAAAGTCAGCTTTGATTTGATGGACGAAACCTTACGCAAAACCAATCTCGGCAGCTTGAAAGTCGGCGACAGTGTCAATTTGGAACGCGCGGCGCGGTTTGGCGATGAAATCGGCGGCCATGTGATGAGCGGCCATGTGATGGCGGTTACCCGAATTTCCCGTATCGAATCCAGCGAGTTCAACCGTACAGTTTGGTTTGAGCTGCCGGAAAACCTCAAACCCTACATCCTGACCAAAGGCTTTGTCGGTTTGGACGGTTGCAGCCTGACCATAGGCGAAGTCAGCGACAGCGAATTTTGCGTACACCTGATTCCTGAGACTTTGGAGCGTACCCTGTTTGGCAGCCGCAAAGAAGGCGACCTCATCAATATTGAAATCGATCCGCAAACCCAAGCCGTTGTCGATACCGTTATGCGGGTATTGGCGCAAAAGGCCGTCTGA
- a CDS encoding anaerobic C4-dicarboxylate transporter family protein has protein sequence MFFIQFAVVLLCILIGAQVGGIGLGVLGGIGLAVLSFGFHLQPTSPPIDVMLMIMAVVSAAAAMQASGGLDYMIKIATRVLHRNPKYITFIAPAVTYTFTVLAGTGHVAYSVLPVIAEVSRRNGIRPSRPLTMAVIASQFAIVASPIAAAVVACVSMLEPQHITMADVLKVTVPSTILGIGLACVFVNKLGKELKDDPHYQALLKDPNYVKEYIDVEEQKTDVTISPKAKLSVGIFLTAALLVVVMGALPELRPAFEHDGAIKPMGMAHTIEIVMLSASALIILACKPNGDAITRGSVFHAGMRAVIAVFGVAWLGDTLMNGHLAEVESTVSHLVESAPWTFAFALFVLSVLVNSQGATVATLFPIAIKLGIPAPIIIGTFVAVNGYFFIPNYGPIIASIDFDVTGSTRIGKYIFNHSFMIPGLLSMAFSLAFGLLLVQLYY, from the coding sequence ATGTTTTTTATCCAGTTTGCCGTTGTGCTGCTGTGTATCCTGATTGGTGCGCAGGTTGGCGGTATTGGTTTGGGCGTGCTCGGCGGTATCGGCTTGGCCGTATTGTCTTTTGGTTTCCATCTTCAGCCGACCAGCCCGCCGATTGATGTTATGCTGATGATTATGGCGGTAGTGTCTGCCGCAGCGGCCATGCAGGCCAGCGGCGGTTTGGACTATATGATTAAAATTGCCACGCGCGTGTTGCACCGCAATCCGAAATACATCACTTTTATCGCGCCGGCGGTAACGTACACCTTCACCGTGTTGGCAGGTACGGGCCATGTGGCTTACTCGGTCTTACCCGTGATTGCCGAGGTCAGCCGCCGCAATGGCATCCGTCCTTCCCGTCCTTTGACAATGGCGGTTATCGCTTCCCAATTTGCGATTGTCGCCAGCCCGATTGCCGCTGCCGTTGTTGCCTGCGTCTCCATGCTTGAGCCGCAACACATCACGATGGCGGATGTGTTGAAAGTTACCGTTCCATCCACGATTTTGGGTATTGGTTTGGCTTGCGTGTTCGTAAACAAACTGGGCAAAGAATTGAAAGACGATCCGCATTATCAGGCTTTGTTGAAAGACCCGAACTATGTGAAAGAATACATCGATGTGGAGGAGCAAAAAACCGATGTCACCATTTCGCCGAAAGCCAAATTGTCGGTCGGTATTTTCTTGACTGCGGCATTGCTGGTGGTTGTGATGGGTGCGCTGCCTGAGTTGCGTCCGGCTTTTGAACACGATGGCGCGATCAAGCCTATGGGCATGGCGCATACGATTGAAATTGTGATGTTGTCTGCTTCTGCGCTGATTATTTTGGCGTGTAAGCCCAATGGCGATGCGATTACCCGAGGCTCGGTATTCCACGCCGGTATGCGTGCCGTGATTGCAGTGTTTGGCGTGGCTTGGTTGGGCGATACCTTGATGAACGGCCACTTGGCAGAAGTGGAATCGACCGTCAGCCATTTGGTCGAATCTGCACCGTGGACCTTTGCCTTCGCCCTGTTTGTCTTGTCGGTCTTGGTCAACAGCCAAGGCGCGACGGTGGCGACACTGTTTCCAATCGCCATCAAACTGGGTATTCCTGCGCCCATCATCATCGGCACATTTGTTGCGGTAAACGGTTATTTCTTCATTCCAAACTACGGTCCGATTATCGCTTCCATCGACTTTGACGTAACCGGCTCAACCAGAATCGGCAAATACATCTTCAACCACAGCTTCATGATTCCGGGCTTGTTGAGCATGGCATTTAGTCTGGCTTTCGGTTTGTTGTTGGTTCAACTGTATTATTGA
- the dnrN gene encoding iron-sulfur cluster repair protein DnrN — translation MTDFTVWETAPFNSTIDHILQRYHNVHRAQFEELVPLAQKVAQVHADTFPAKVPDLLAYMQNELLMHMMKEERMLFPMINQGVGRGAAMPISVMMHEHEDHDQAIARLEELTNNFELPEGACGSWARLYALAKEMVDDLKDHIHLENEILFPRVLAS, via the coding sequence ATGACCGACTTTACCGTTTGGGAAACCGCACCTTTCAATTCTACCATCGACCATATCCTGCAGCGTTACCACAATGTCCACCGTGCCCAGTTTGAAGAGTTGGTTCCGCTGGCGCAAAAAGTGGCGCAGGTTCATGCCGACACTTTTCCTGCCAAAGTACCTGATTTGTTGGCCTATATGCAAAACGAGCTGTTGATGCACATGATGAAAGAGGAGCGCATGTTGTTCCCGATGATTAATCAGGGTGTGGGTCGCGGCGCGGCCATGCCCATCAGCGTGATGATGCATGAACACGAAGACCACGATCAGGCCATCGCGCGTTTGGAAGAATTGACCAATAATTTTGAGCTTCCTGAAGGCGCTTGCGGCAGCTGGGCCCGTTTGTACGCATTGGCCAAAGAGATGGTGGACGATTTGAAAGACCACATCCATTTGGAAAATGAGATTTTGTTCCCCCGCGTTTTGGCTTCTTAA
- a CDS encoding tRNA dihydrouridine synthase: MQLILAPMQGLVDDVMRDLLTRIGGFDECVSEFVRITHTVHSRATWLKYVPEIAHANRTPAGTPCTVQLLGSDAENMAVNALEAVRFGADKIDLNFGCPAPTVNKHKGGAVLLKEPDLIYHIVRTLRQRLPQHIPLTAKMRLGYEDKSLALECASAIENGGACALTVHARTKVEGYEPPAHWEWVRKIRDAVSIPVTANGDVFSLQDYLDIKTVSGCDSVMLGRGAVIRPDLARQIKQYENGETVKDTDFAEVSSWIVQFFDLCLAKEANNKYPVARLKQWLGMMKKEFEQAQVLFDRIRAIKEADEVKQILLSFEQEMHS, encoded by the coding sequence ATGCAGCTTATTCTTGCCCCCATGCAGGGGCTGGTGGACGATGTGATGCGCGATCTGTTGACACGCATCGGCGGATTTGACGAATGCGTCAGCGAATTTGTCCGCATTACGCACACGGTCCACTCACGCGCCACTTGGCTTAAATATGTTCCCGAAATCGCCCATGCCAACCGCACGCCGGCCGGCACGCCCTGTACTGTCCAGCTTTTGGGCAGCGATGCGGAAAACATGGCCGTCAATGCTTTGGAAGCCGTGCGTTTCGGCGCGGACAAAATCGACCTCAACTTCGGCTGCCCCGCGCCGACGGTCAACAAACACAAAGGCGGCGCGGTCTTGCTCAAAGAGCCCGACTTGATTTACCACATCGTCCGCACCCTGCGCCAACGCCTGCCGCAACACATTCCGCTGACTGCCAAGATGCGGCTCGGTTATGAAGACAAAAGTCTGGCATTGGAATGCGCCTCCGCGATTGAAAATGGCGGCGCATGCGCGTTAACCGTCCACGCGCGCACCAAGGTCGAAGGCTACGAGCCGCCGGCACATTGGGAATGGGTGCGCAAAATCCGCGATGCAGTCAGTATTCCCGTTACCGCCAACGGCGATGTGTTCAGCCTTCAGGACTATCTCGACATTAAAACCGTCAGCGGCTGCGACAGCGTGATGCTCGGGCGCGGCGCGGTTATCCGTCCAGACTTGGCGCGGCAAATCAAGCAATATGAAAACGGCGAAACAGTGAAAGACACCGACTTTGCCGAAGTCTCCTCATGGATAGTCCAGTTCTTCGACTTATGCCTTGCCAAAGAGGCCAACAACAAATATCCGGTTGCCCGTTTGAAACAATGGCTGGGCATGATGAAAAAAGAGTTTGAACAGGCGCAGGTATTGTTCGACCGTATCCGCGCCATCAAAGAAGCGGATGAAGTAAAACAGATTCTGCTGTCGTTCGAGCAAGAGATGCATTCATGA